A single Crateriforma conspicua DNA region contains:
- the der gene encoding ribosome biogenesis GTPase Der → MPVPQVAIVGRPNVGKSSLFNWLARRRLAIVDDFEGVTRDRMTTLIEVGETEKFFELVDTGGMGIEDPDDLTADVQRQIEAAIASADVILLVVDIQTGLMPLDEMVTERLRAVQRPVILVANKADQEHMDTHAEEFHRLGRGHLVCVSTTQNRNRDKLLELIQDRLPEYGDDDVVETPQMKVAIVGRRNVGKSTFVNTLSESDRMIVSEVAGTTRDSVDVLFEMDGQSFIAIDTPGLRKRKSVRTDLDFYGTHRAQRSIRRADVVLMFFDAMEKTSKVDKQLVGYIMEHHKPCIFVVNKWDLLKGQLPTDRWVKYLRGQFPTLAYAPIAFITGETGKNVKTLLNHATMLYKQSMHRVSTGLLNRIIRDAVTAHPPAMYQNRRPKIYYATQVSTQPPTIVLMCSDPKAFGKDYQRYLLNTFRDHLPFGEVPIKMYLNKRARNDEKSEALPKEGGG, encoded by the coding sequence ATGCCTGTTCCCCAAGTCGCCATCGTCGGTCGCCCCAACGTCGGCAAAAGCAGTTTGTTCAACTGGCTGGCGCGTCGCCGCCTGGCCATCGTCGATGATTTCGAGGGGGTGACTCGGGATCGAATGACGACGCTGATCGAAGTCGGCGAAACCGAAAAGTTCTTTGAATTGGTCGATACGGGCGGGATGGGGATCGAAGACCCCGATGACTTGACAGCCGATGTCCAGCGTCAAATCGAGGCGGCAATCGCGTCGGCCGATGTCATCTTGTTGGTGGTGGACATCCAAACGGGGCTGATGCCGCTGGATGAAATGGTCACCGAGCGTCTGCGTGCGGTTCAGCGTCCGGTCATTTTGGTGGCCAACAAAGCGGACCAAGAACATATGGACACGCACGCCGAAGAATTTCATCGCTTGGGGCGTGGCCATTTGGTTTGTGTCAGCACGACCCAGAATCGAAATCGAGACAAGTTACTGGAACTGATCCAGGATCGCTTGCCCGAATATGGCGACGATGACGTGGTGGAAACGCCACAGATGAAGGTCGCCATTGTGGGGCGTCGGAATGTGGGCAAAAGCACGTTCGTCAACACGTTGTCCGAATCGGATCGGATGATCGTCAGCGAAGTCGCCGGGACCACGCGTGACAGCGTTGATGTGTTGTTTGAAATGGACGGCCAAAGCTTCATTGCGATTGATACGCCGGGACTTCGTAAACGTAAAAGCGTTCGCACCGACCTGGATTTTTACGGCACCCACCGCGCCCAGCGAAGCATCCGACGCGCCGATGTCGTTTTGATGTTCTTCGACGCAATGGAAAAGACCAGCAAAGTCGACAAGCAATTGGTCGGCTACATCATGGAACACCACAAGCCGTGCATCTTTGTGGTCAACAAATGGGACTTGCTGAAGGGGCAATTACCCACCGATCGCTGGGTCAAGTATCTACGGGGGCAATTCCCAACACTTGCCTATGCACCGATCGCGTTCATCACGGGTGAAACCGGCAAGAATGTCAAAACGTTGTTGAATCATGCGACGATGCTGTACAAGCAATCGATGCACCGTGTATCGACGGGGTTGTTGAATCGCATCATTCGCGACGCCGTGACCGCGCACCCACCGGCGATGTATCAGAACCGGCGCCCCAAAATTTATTACGCGACTCAGGTGTCGACCCAACCGCCGACGATCGTGCTGATGTGCAGCGACCCCAAGGCATTCGGCAAGGACTATCAGCGGTACTTGTTGAACACGTTTCGTGATCACCTGCCGTTCGGCGAAGTTCCGATCAAGATGTATTTGAACAAGCGGGCGCGAAACGACGAGAAGTCTGAAGCGTTGCCAAAGGAAGGCGGCGGTTAG
- a CDS encoding uracil-DNA glycosylase, which translates to MQNDELLYAASQLARHLRRSGVQWMPGPDAEKVAQLADSFQPPDAHPPSATRSASPSKPAPPPAEGPRKSAASRAAGRGESGRRPAASPPDRLGDATRSRLAGVPPMEVSDGPYPGKSLSAPQRLEVMEGLAATVSQCQRCRHLASCRKQTVFGEGSVTPRFAFFGEGPGADEDRTGRPFVGRAGQLLTKMIEACTLRRDDVYILNTVKCRPPGNRNPEPTEIENCREYFTTQLSTLRPEYVVCLGAIAAQTLLQSKLSVGRLRGKLHRYFDSKVLVTYHPAYLLRNPSAKRAAWEDLQLMLRDAGIRAGQ; encoded by the coding sequence ATGCAAAACGACGAATTGCTATACGCCGCGTCGCAGCTTGCCAGACACCTTAGGCGGTCCGGGGTTCAGTGGATGCCGGGACCCGATGCGGAAAAAGTGGCACAACTGGCCGATTCGTTTCAGCCGCCTGATGCCCATCCGCCGTCCGCCACCCGATCTGCATCTCCCAGCAAACCAGCCCCCCCGCCGGCCGAAGGTCCCCGCAAATCCGCCGCGTCTCGGGCGGCCGGCCGGGGTGAATCAGGGCGACGTCCCGCCGCGTCGCCCCCCGATCGCCTGGGCGATGCGACCCGGTCGCGTTTGGCGGGGGTGCCGCCGATGGAAGTGTCCGATGGTCCGTACCCCGGTAAAAGCTTGTCGGCCCCGCAACGTCTGGAGGTCATGGAAGGCCTTGCCGCGACGGTCTCGCAGTGCCAACGCTGCCGCCATTTGGCGTCCTGTCGTAAACAAACGGTGTTCGGGGAAGGCAGCGTGACGCCGCGTTTTGCATTCTTCGGCGAAGGCCCGGGCGCCGACGAAGACCGGACGGGACGCCCGTTTGTCGGACGCGCCGGACAACTGCTGACCAAGATGATCGAAGCCTGCACGCTGCGGCGTGACGACGTCTACATCCTGAACACGGTGAAGTGTCGTCCGCCGGGAAACAGGAACCCGGAACCAACAGAAATCGAAAATTGTCGTGAATATTTCACGACCCAACTGTCCACCCTGCGTCCGGAATATGTGGTCTGTCTTGGCGCGATCGCCGCACAAACGTTGTTGCAAAGCAAACTGTCGGTGGGACGCCTAAGAGGCAAGCTTCATCGGTATTTTGATAGCAAAGTCTTGGTGACGTATCACCCGGCATATCTATTGCGAAATCCGTCGGCGAAACGTGCCGCTTGGGAAGATTTACAGCTGATGTTGCGCGACGCCGGCATCCGCGCCGGCCAGTGA
- a CDS encoding glutamate ligase domain-containing protein: MRQLKSTEAQTTSFELRGFGHPSEKQTVAALGQILPEARFFDDSVDDIRATRLVEFQGDAPESDSSDDQTWSDAVVVYRIGQCEPVQLIAEAMARGAAGILTEQLLPCPLPQCIVPDVEHAAARIEATLIGRPDRQMLTVGVLGSTGKTTASLLVAAVLRDAQIRTAYQTDLGESDGVLQTTPEHGPQSGTDSLRWLAEAVDAGCQAAVIELTDADLRHGRHDAIEFDVLIATGRTIAGHDFGPTGLNCALERLTPEGVLIISADDQVGMRSARDAGVRMVTYSLRGAADVTAKIIDQTDGVTTSLVNYDDTTIAMETMLNGGGMLADQLASVAFGLLIDRPLHRLVETMHTMRTFPGRMQQVACEHAANAVIDVAGSPTAIASAIRAARASKGQGKLWCVFSIRETHSSEDLAEVGHLIERFGDQAVITTSKDQKRSFLKRSHDVLDGVTQCAAFRLVADSDRALQWAIGEANADDTVLVLCGASRGNARTERLELESLAGNIRKQQDRQPKTDPACGSRPRLRVVGVR; encoded by the coding sequence ATGCGTCAGCTGAAATCGACCGAAGCCCAAACCACTTCTTTTGAACTTCGCGGCTTCGGCCATCCGTCTGAAAAACAAACGGTGGCGGCTTTGGGCCAGATCTTGCCCGAGGCCCGATTCTTCGACGACTCGGTCGACGACATCCGCGCCACACGCTTGGTGGAATTCCAAGGCGATGCACCGGAGTCCGACTCGAGCGACGATCAAACTTGGTCAGACGCGGTCGTGGTCTATCGAATCGGACAGTGCGAACCGGTTCAGTTGATTGCCGAAGCCATGGCACGCGGTGCCGCCGGGATCTTGACCGAGCAACTGCTGCCTTGCCCGCTGCCACAATGCATCGTGCCCGATGTCGAACACGCGGCGGCTCGAATCGAAGCCACACTGATCGGTCGACCGGATCGTCAAATGCTTACGGTCGGCGTGTTAGGGTCGACCGGGAAAACCACCGCTAGCTTGCTGGTCGCCGCGGTTCTTCGCGACGCCCAAATCCGCACGGCCTACCAGACCGACCTCGGCGAATCCGACGGCGTTCTGCAGACGACACCCGAACATGGCCCACAAAGCGGAACCGATTCACTGCGTTGGTTGGCCGAAGCGGTCGACGCGGGATGCCAGGCCGCGGTGATCGAATTGACCGATGCCGATTTGCGTCACGGTCGTCACGACGCGATCGAATTTGACGTGTTGATCGCGACCGGCCGAACCATTGCCGGACACGATTTTGGTCCCACCGGCCTGAACTGTGCATTGGAGCGTTTGACGCCCGAAGGTGTCCTGATCATTTCGGCGGATGATCAGGTTGGCATGCGATCGGCTCGTGACGCCGGTGTGCGGATGGTCACTTATTCGCTTCGCGGTGCCGCCGATGTGACGGCCAAGATCATCGACCAGACCGACGGCGTGACGACATCCTTGGTCAACTACGACGACACGACCATCGCAATGGAAACGATGCTGAATGGCGGCGGAATGCTGGCCGACCAATTGGCATCGGTGGCCTTCGGACTGCTGATCGATCGCCCGCTGCATCGCCTTGTCGAAACGATGCACACGATGCGAACTTTTCCTGGACGCATGCAGCAGGTCGCTTGCGAACATGCCGCCAACGCGGTGATCGACGTCGCAGGAAGCCCGACCGCCATCGCATCGGCAATTCGTGCGGCACGGGCAAGCAAAGGTCAAGGAAAACTGTGGTGCGTTTTCAGCATTCGCGAAACACACTCATCCGAAGACTTGGCCGAAGTCGGTCACCTGATTGAACGCTTCGGCGACCAAGCGGTGATCACGACATCGAAAGACCAGAAGCGATCGTTCCTGAAGCGTTCGCACGACGTCTTGGACGGTGTCACGCAGTGCGCCGCATTTCGCTTGGTTGCCGACAGCGACCGTGCATTGCAGTGGGCGATCGGCGAAGCCAACGCTGACGACACGGTGCTGGTCCTTTGCGGGGCAAGCCGGGGAAACGCCAGAACCGAACGATTGGAACTGGAATCGCTGGCCGGCAACATCCGCAAACAACAAGATCGCCAACCGAAAACCGATCCGGCCTGCGGATCGCGTCCGCGATTGCGAGTCGTCGGCGTTCGATAA
- a CDS encoding BON domain-containing protein codes for MTIQTHGFAATANVEVKPTNQPDAYRIAFQQLTRLFQDCCYGDLHRVRVVLHGSVVQLLGDVSSYHMKQTAQEMVRRSMPSHRVINDLTVQSPDPVTTIGKLRNQRMPQQPR; via the coding sequence GTGACGATTCAAACGCATGGCTTTGCTGCCACCGCGAACGTCGAAGTCAAACCGACGAATCAGCCGGATGCTTATCGCATTGCATTTCAACAGTTGACCCGGCTGTTTCAAGATTGCTGCTACGGAGATCTGCACCGGGTGCGAGTCGTGTTGCATGGCAGCGTGGTGCAATTGTTGGGTGATGTTTCCAGTTACCACATGAAGCAAACCGCTCAAGAAATGGTGCGACGATCCATGCCCAGTCATCGCGTGATCAACGACCTGACCGTTCAATCGCCCGATCCGGTGACCACCATCGGAAAGTTGCGAAATCAACGAATGCCACAGCAGCCTCGCTAG
- the mqnC gene encoding cyclic dehypoxanthinyl futalosine synthase, which translates to MIAAAKPAVRDILEKALQGERLTVAEGVTLLESHDLAAIGAAADRVSRRMHPEPYRTYNVDRNINYTNVCTAVCDFCAFYRGPKSDEGYVLPRDVLLKKVEETVELGGNQILLQGGLHPKFKLDWYEEMLQDIKSAFPTVNIHGFSPPEIYHFTKVNKLPLDEVLRRLRAAGLGSIPGGGAEILVDRVRDEITRGKVSTDDWLDVMRVWHKMGGISSSTMMFGHVETLAERVEHLQRLRDLQDETGGFTAFICWTFQPDNTEMSDTPPAGSFEYLKMLAVARLFLDNIPNLQSSWVTQGAKIGQLALVFGANDMGSLMIEENVVAEAGTVHYLTIQQIRDSISELGYQPRQRDVFYDLVDPALEAKAIEVNGSRSTCDPNVVALEV; encoded by the coding sequence ATGATTGCCGCCGCAAAGCCTGCCGTGCGTGACATCTTGGAAAAAGCTCTTCAGGGCGAACGGTTGACCGTCGCCGAAGGCGTCACCCTTTTGGAGAGTCACGATCTGGCCGCGATCGGGGCTGCCGCCGATCGAGTTTCTCGACGAATGCATCCGGAACCCTACCGGACGTACAACGTCGATCGGAACATCAACTACACCAACGTGTGCACAGCGGTGTGTGACTTCTGCGCGTTCTATCGTGGGCCCAAAAGTGACGAAGGCTACGTCCTGCCACGCGACGTTCTGCTGAAGAAGGTGGAAGAGACCGTGGAGTTGGGCGGCAACCAGATTTTGCTGCAAGGTGGTCTGCATCCCAAGTTCAAGTTGGATTGGTACGAGGAGATGTTGCAAGACATCAAGTCGGCCTTTCCCACCGTCAACATTCACGGGTTCAGTCCCCCGGAAATTTATCACTTCACCAAAGTCAACAAGTTGCCGTTGGACGAAGTGCTGCGAAGACTTCGGGCCGCCGGCCTGGGTAGCATTCCCGGTGGAGGTGCCGAGATTTTGGTCGATCGTGTTCGAGATGAAATCACGCGTGGAAAGGTGTCCACCGACGATTGGCTGGATGTCATGCGGGTGTGGCACAAGATGGGCGGTATCAGCAGCAGCACAATGATGTTCGGTCACGTCGAAACGTTAGCCGAGCGTGTCGAGCACTTGCAGCGTCTGCGTGATTTGCAGGACGAAACCGGCGGATTCACCGCATTCATTTGCTGGACGTTCCAACCCGATAACACGGAGATGTCCGACACGCCGCCGGCCGGATCGTTTGAGTACTTGAAGATGCTGGCCGTTGCTCGGCTGTTTCTGGACAATATCCCCAACCTGCAAAGCAGTTGGGTCACCCAGGGGGCCAAAATCGGCCAGCTTGCGCTGGTCTTTGGGGCCAACGACATGGGCAGCCTGATGATCGAAGAAAACGTGGTGGCCGAAGCCGGTACGGTGCACTACCTGACCATTCAGCAAATCCGCGATTCGATTTCCGAATTGGGATACCAACCGCGTCAACGTGATGTCTTCTACGACTTGGTTGACCCGGCGTTGGAAGCGAAGGCGATCGAAGTGAACGGATCACGCAGCACCTGTGACCCGAATGTTGTCGCACTGGAGGTCTGA
- a CDS encoding menaquinone biosynthetic enzyme MqnA/MqnD family protein: MIRIGAVSYLNTKPLIASLRDRLADRGQLTLNLPSRLADDLNEGRLDVALIPIIESFRTPGLRVISDAGIACRGPVWSVRLLSRVPIDQIRTLALDEGSRTSAAMVQVLLWERYGLRPQTVPLGMEQLPESVAADAILIIGDRAMHPEQGVYEQILDLGDQWCRWTELPFVFAAWVARPGVDVSGLAEILQASRDDGLKAVQSIARREAARHGLTTEDLIDYFRVNLHYRLEAGELRAMELFRQKAAAIGLVRPADDDPGRPQGAAERFVE; the protein is encoded by the coding sequence ATGATTCGCATCGGCGCCGTTTCCTATCTGAACACCAAACCATTGATCGCAAGTTTGCGGGATCGGTTGGCGGACCGCGGGCAGTTGACTCTGAATCTGCCCAGCCGGTTGGCCGATGATTTGAATGAAGGGCGGTTGGACGTCGCGTTGATCCCGATCATCGAGTCCTTTCGCACGCCCGGATTGCGAGTCATTTCCGACGCGGGAATTGCTTGCCGGGGGCCGGTGTGGAGTGTTCGGTTGCTCAGCCGCGTGCCGATCGACCAAATCCGCACTCTGGCGCTGGACGAAGGCAGTCGGACCAGCGCCGCGATGGTTCAGGTCTTGTTGTGGGAACGATACGGTTTGCGACCCCAGACCGTGCCGCTCGGGATGGAGCAGTTGCCCGAATCGGTGGCAGCTGACGCGATTTTGATCATCGGCGACCGAGCCATGCACCCCGAGCAAGGCGTCTACGAACAAATTTTGGATTTGGGCGATCAGTGGTGCCGTTGGACCGAATTGCCATTTGTTTTCGCCGCCTGGGTTGCCCGGCCCGGCGTCGATGTGAGCGGCCTGGCGGAGATTCTGCAGGCCAGTCGCGACGACGGTTTAAAGGCCGTCCAGTCGATCGCCCGTCGGGAGGCGGCCCGGCATGGGCTGACGACCGAAGACTTGATCGACTATTTTCGAGTCAATCTGCATTACCGGTTGGAAGCCGGTGAGTTGCGAGCGATGGAACTGTTCCGCCAAAAAGCCGCCGCCATCGGCTTGGTCCGTCCCGCCGACGACGATCCCGGACGTCCCCAGGGGGCCGCCGAACGATTCGTCGAGTGA
- a CDS encoding DUF6513 domain-containing protein, with protein sequence MQQDAFQPSTGQRIHLVTGKLAEPMLCHIAGELEQRHDVRCTVGVAPITVAALMTPRWLKRKLDIPPQTTDVVLPGFICLDPEQRASVISELQNDVDRGDQVRWWIGPKDCRELHEWFGGESMPVELTDHGIEIIAEINHAPRLSMQDFRSAVGHLRDQGADRIDIGCDPSSACQNIADYVRVVLDEGMPASIDTFDIPETERAVAAGADLVLSVNASNRFAAMDWGCEVVAIPDVPNDINSLKHTVDDLRQHGVCVRADAILEPIGSGFFASLQRYAEFRKQDPTIKMMMGIGNLTELTDVDSAGVNLILLAICEELRIESVLTTQVINWARSSVRECDHARRLVRYAVGMQTPPKRISDALVMLRDPKLRPMPDGALDELATTIRDTNYRIFADDSLIHLVSSGLHLSDRDAFAMFDALLKSPRGDSMDPGHAFYLGYEMAKATIAMQLGKQYEQDRALYWGMLTVEEDAHRIERTARRRKDSNRKGSGGQESD encoded by the coding sequence ATGCAACAAGACGCTTTTCAACCATCGACCGGCCAACGCATCCACTTGGTCACGGGCAAGTTGGCTGAACCAATGTTGTGTCACATTGCCGGTGAATTGGAACAACGCCATGACGTTCGTTGCACCGTGGGGGTTGCCCCCATCACCGTTGCGGCGTTGATGACGCCACGATGGTTGAAACGGAAGCTTGACATACCGCCACAGACGACCGACGTCGTGTTGCCAGGATTCATTTGCCTGGATCCCGAACAACGTGCTTCCGTCATTAGCGAGTTGCAAAACGATGTCGACCGTGGTGACCAAGTCCGCTGGTGGATCGGTCCCAAAGACTGTCGTGAATTGCATGAATGGTTCGGCGGCGAATCCATGCCGGTGGAATTGACGGACCATGGAATCGAAATCATCGCGGAAATCAATCACGCCCCACGATTGTCGATGCAGGACTTTCGATCTGCCGTCGGACACTTGCGTGATCAGGGTGCGGATCGAATCGATATCGGATGTGATCCATCGTCAGCCTGTCAAAACATCGCCGACTATGTCCGCGTCGTGCTGGACGAAGGCATGCCAGCATCGATCGACACCTTTGACATTCCGGAAACTGAACGAGCGGTTGCCGCGGGTGCCGACTTGGTGTTGTCGGTCAACGCGTCCAACCGTTTCGCCGCGATGGACTGGGGTTGTGAAGTGGTTGCGATCCCCGATGTGCCGAACGACATCAACAGCTTGAAACACACGGTCGATGACCTTCGCCAACACGGCGTGTGCGTTCGCGCCGACGCCATCTTGGAACCCATTGGTTCGGGGTTCTTTGCCAGCTTGCAACGATACGCGGAATTTCGAAAACAGGATCCCACGATCAAGATGATGATGGGCATCGGAAACCTGACCGAATTGACCGACGTTGATTCGGCGGGTGTCAACTTGATCCTGTTGGCGATCTGCGAAGAACTGCGAATCGAAAGCGTGCTGACGACTCAGGTCATCAACTGGGCACGATCCTCGGTCCGCGAATGTGATCATGCGCGGCGTTTGGTGCGTTACGCGGTCGGCATGCAAACGCCGCCCAAACGAATCAGCGATGCGCTGGTCATGCTGCGTGACCCGAAACTGCGACCGATGCCCGATGGCGCTTTGGACGAATTGGCCACCACGATCCGTGATACGAATTACCGCATCTTTGCTGACGACAGCTTGATCCATTTGGTGTCGTCGGGGCTGCACCTAAGCGACCGTGATGCGTTTGCCATGTTCGACGCATTGTTGAAATCACCTCGCGGTGATTCGATGGATCCGGGACATGCCTTTTATTTGGGCTATGAGATGGCCAAAGCCACGATCGCGATGCAATTGGGCAAGCAGTACGAACAAGACCGCGCACTGTATTGGGGCATGCTGACGGTGGAAGAAGACGCCCACCGCATCGAGCGAACTGCCCGGCGTCGCAAAGATTCGAATCGGAAAGGTTCGGGCGGTCAAGAATCCGATTGA
- a CDS encoding AAA family ATPase: protein MSSDAPTPTGDPSRPNPTTELSHDDVESLQRLRQHHQQLKDELAKVIVGQTRVIDQLLICLFARGHSLLMGVPGLAKTLLVSKLAETLSLQFNRIQFTPDLMPMDITGTDILQDTADGRREFHFVRGPVFSNIVLADEINRAPPKTQAAMLEAMQERRITVLGTSYSLDEPFLVLATQNPVEQEGTYPLPEAQLDRFMFLIELGYPSEAEEIQIARTTTGDSMPTLEHILDGNQIIEFQHLARRIPVPDHVYQYAVDLVRRTRPGEPEASDWLRRLVSWGAGPRAVQYLILGGKTRAALEGQYMVRTEDVQDVAQPVLTHRLITTFAAQSEGVDAKQIVQQLVDEVAEDRAAKAS from the coding sequence GTGTCATCCGATGCCCCGACCCCGACCGGTGATCCGTCCCGGCCGAATCCGACCACAGAACTGAGCCACGACGATGTTGAAAGTCTTCAGCGTCTGCGTCAGCACCACCAGCAACTGAAAGACGAATTGGCCAAAGTCATCGTCGGTCAAACTCGTGTCATTGATCAACTGCTGATCTGCCTGTTTGCTCGCGGCCATTCCTTGCTGATGGGGGTTCCCGGCTTGGCCAAAACCTTGCTGGTCAGCAAGTTGGCTGAAACATTGTCGCTTCAGTTCAATCGCATCCAGTTCACGCCCGACTTGATGCCGATGGACATCACCGGCACCGACATTTTGCAAGACACCGCCGACGGCCGACGCGAATTCCATTTCGTTCGCGGCCCGGTGTTTTCCAACATCGTCTTGGCGGACGAAATCAACCGCGCGCCACCCAAGACCCAGGCCGCAATGTTGGAAGCGATGCAGGAACGACGCATCACTGTGCTGGGCACGTCTTACAGTCTGGACGAACCGTTTCTGGTGCTGGCCACGCAAAACCCGGTGGAACAAGAAGGCACGTATCCATTGCCCGAAGCGCAACTGGATCGCTTCATGTTTTTAATCGAGTTGGGCTATCCGTCGGAAGCGGAAGAAATCCAAATCGCCAGAACCACCACGGGCGATTCGATGCCCACGTTGGAACACATTCTTGACGGCAACCAGATCATCGAATTTCAACATCTGGCTCGTCGAATTCCGGTGCCCGATCATGTGTACCAATACGCGGTCGACTTGGTGCGTCGGACGCGTCCCGGGGAACCCGAAGCATCGGATTGGCTTCGCCGCTTGGTGTCTTGGGGCGCGGGACCACGTGCCGTCCAGTACCTGATCCTGGGTGGCAAAACGCGTGCGGCGTTGGAAGGCCAATACATGGTCCGCACCGAAGACGTTCAAGACGTCGCACAGCCCGTGCTGACCCACCGACTGATCACCACATTCGCCGCGCAAAGCGAAGGGGTCGACGCGAAACAGATCGTGCAGCAACTGGTCGATGAAGTGGCCGAGGACCGAGCGGCGAAAGCATCCTAG
- a CDS encoding DUF58 domain-containing protein has protein sequence MIPQAQHRDFLDPQMLVRLSSIPLYSRQAMLGNVSGMHASPHRGSSVEFAEYRRYVPGDDLRRLDWRAYGRSDRFYVKEFEADTNLRCHLILDTSGSMGYGSTAATKLSFARRIIATLAHLAIQQGDAAGLTGIGETITETLPPRRTPSHLRVMFDVLQNIRPGGGTQLVQRIHEFADTTRQRALVVIVSDLFVEPAELRGAIDHLRFCKHDVAAFHLIDREEIDFTFSRPTRFVDMESDEHVFADPNDIAPQYHRAMSEYLTSIRQMMLESAVDYHRVITDQDVEIVLRRFLVGRAGGRQAVAETSPIDSSSVGGVG, from the coding sequence ATGATCCCGCAAGCACAACACCGCGATTTCCTAGACCCACAAATGCTGGTTCGACTGTCGTCGATCCCGTTGTATTCGCGGCAGGCAATGTTGGGAAACGTGTCCGGCATGCACGCCAGCCCGCACCGCGGTTCCAGTGTCGAGTTTGCGGAGTACCGCCGATACGTCCCCGGCGATGATTTGCGACGTCTGGATTGGCGTGCCTACGGACGTTCCGACCGGTTTTATGTCAAAGAATTCGAAGCGGACACGAATCTGCGGTGCCACTTGATTTTGGACACCAGCGGTTCCATGGGTTACGGTTCCACCGCGGCAACCAAGCTGTCCTTTGCCCGCCGCATCATTGCAACGCTGGCGCACCTTGCGATCCAACAGGGCGATGCGGCCGGATTGACCGGCATCGGTGAAACGATCACCGAAACGTTGCCGCCACGTCGCACCCCCAGTCATCTGCGGGTGATGTTTGATGTGTTGCAAAACATCCGCCCCGGTGGCGGAACACAATTGGTCCAGCGGATTCATGAATTCGCCGACACGACGCGTCAGCGTGCCTTGGTCGTGATCGTCAGCGACCTGTTCGTCGAACCGGCCGAATTGCGTGGGGCGATCGACCACTTGCGGTTTTGCAAACACGACGTCGCGGCTTTCCACCTGATTGATCGTGAAGAGATTGATTTTACGTTTTCTCGACCGACACGCTTTGTCGACATGGAAAGCGACGAACACGTCTTCGCAGACCCGAACGATATCGCACCGCAATATCATCGCGCGATGTCCGAATACTTGACCAGCATTCGCCAAATGATGTTGGAAAGCGCCGTCGATTATCACCGCGTGATCACGGACCAGGACGTCGAAATCGTCTTGCGTCGTTTTCTGGTCGGCCGGGCCGGCGGTCGCCAAGCGGTCGCCGAAACGTCCCCCATTGATTCTTCATCGGTCGGCGGTGTGGGATGA